One genomic window of Desmospora activa DSM 45169 includes the following:
- a CDS encoding Maf family protein — protein sequence MQPELVLASGSPRRRELLRSLGVPFSVHPSWVTEDVPGNPSPGELVEILAAKKALAVAHTRHQAVVIGSDTVVSLEGKILGKPVDEEDACRMLERLQGRAHQVYTGIALVEMDGGKVSRRLIDHRVTEVMVRNMTTDEIRWYVSTREPLDKAGAYGLQGIGSIWVDWIDGCYTNVVGLSLPLLYDMLKQLDYPMMTRSFSPERKV from the coding sequence ATGCAGCCGGAATTGGTACTCGCTTCCGGGTCTCCGCGACGAAGGGAACTCCTTCGTTCCTTGGGCGTTCCTTTTTCCGTCCATCCCAGTTGGGTGACGGAAGATGTACCCGGTAATCCCTCCCCAGGGGAATTGGTGGAGATCCTTGCTGCCAAAAAAGCGTTGGCGGTGGCTCATACCCGGCATCAAGCCGTGGTGATTGGATCAGATACCGTCGTCTCATTAGAGGGAAAGATTTTGGGAAAACCGGTCGATGAAGAAGATGCCTGCCGTATGTTGGAACGCTTACAGGGGCGGGCGCATCAAGTTTATACGGGTATCGCTCTGGTGGAGATGGATGGGGGAAAAGTTTCACGTCGACTGATCGACCATCGGGTGACCGAAGTGATGGTGCGCAATATGACCACCGACGAAATCCGTTGGTATGTCTCCACCCGGGAACCATTGGATAAAGCTGGGGCATACGGCCTTCAGGGCATCGGCTCCATCTGGGTGGATTGGATCGACGGTTGCTACACCAATGTGGTAGGTTTATCTCTTCCGTTATTGTACGACATGCTCAAACAGCTGGATTACCCGATGATGACCCGGTCATTTTCTCCGGAGCGTAAGGTCTGA
- the radC gene encoding RadC family protein: MERESLLIRDVPEEERPRERMLQVGPPSLANAELVAILLRTGTSAESALHLASRILSQMDGLKGLAQADLRELTQIRGIGPAKAVQLLAGIELGRRVFRAVPGERVAIRSPRDAAEACMDEMRYLSQEHFVCLFLNTKNVVIDKKCIYVGTLNASVVHPREVFREAIKKSSAGVICIHNHPSGDPTPSREDVHVTERLYEAGQLLGIELLDHIIIGDNRFYSMKEKGMLPV; encoded by the coding sequence TTGGAACGAGAATCTTTGTTGATCCGCGATGTGCCGGAAGAGGAACGACCGCGGGAGCGTATGCTGCAAGTAGGGCCCCCGTCTTTAGCCAATGCGGAATTGGTGGCGATTTTGTTGCGGACAGGCACTTCTGCTGAGTCTGCGCTCCATCTGGCCAGTCGGATCTTATCCCAAATGGATGGACTAAAAGGATTGGCACAGGCGGATTTACGCGAATTGACGCAAATTCGAGGGATAGGACCGGCCAAAGCGGTTCAACTGTTGGCGGGTATTGAACTGGGACGAAGAGTTTTTCGCGCCGTGCCTGGAGAACGGGTTGCGATTCGATCGCCGCGGGATGCTGCGGAAGCTTGTATGGATGAAATGCGGTATCTTTCCCAGGAACATTTTGTTTGTCTGTTTTTAAACACCAAAAATGTGGTGATTGATAAAAAGTGTATCTATGTCGGTACCTTAAATGCATCGGTCGTCCACCCCAGGGAAGTATTTCGGGAGGCGATCAAAAAAAGCTCCGCTGGTGTCATCTGTATTCACAACCATCCCAGCGGCGATCCCACACCTAGCCGCGAAGACGTTCATGTGACAGAACGCCTGTATGAAGCGGGTCAGTTATTGGGAATTGAACTATTGGATCATATCATTATCGGAGACAACCGATTTTATAGTATGAAAGAAAAAGGGATGTTGCCTGTTTAA
- a CDS encoding prepilin peptidase, which translates to MGITVATAVAGWWMGRWLPLVGGWFLRESVLTSQERRQGEMVGKIGVSSGAVAMVWWATEPGEWLLGLTFLFFLLLVVWTDWMRGVIPDRLNGVGAVVFLCVQGIRGEELLSLLMAAIAGFILLGLISLLSGGGMGGGDVKMAGAAGFALGWPGLGVGLALAIVSGGLTALWLWGRRQVTGKTPIPFGPHLALGFFIAFWSGEVLASWYLSLLGR; encoded by the coding sequence ATGGGGATCACGGTGGCGACGGCTGTAGCTGGATGGTGGATGGGGCGCTGGTTGCCGTTGGTTGGAGGGTGGTTTTTGCGGGAATCGGTGCTCACCTCGCAGGAACGTCGCCAGGGGGAAATGGTGGGGAAAATCGGTGTCTCCTCAGGGGCGGTTGCGATGGTTTGGTGGGCGACAGAGCCGGGGGAGTGGTTATTGGGACTCACCTTTCTCTTCTTTTTGTTACTGGTGGTGTGGACCGATTGGATGAGAGGGGTGATCCCTGATCGCTTAAATGGGGTTGGGGCTGTTGTTTTTTTGTGTGTACAAGGGATTCGCGGTGAGGAATTGCTGTCGTTGTTGATGGCTGCCATCGCCGGATTCATTCTGTTGGGACTGATTTCTTTGTTAAGTGGTGGGGGCATGGGTGGTGGAGATGTAAAAATGGCAGGTGCTGCCGGTTTTGCCTTAGGGTGGCCCGGATTGGGTGTCGGTTTGGCCTTGGCGATTGTCAGTGGCGGCTTGACGGCATTGTGGCTATGGGGGAGGCGACAGGTGACGGGAAAAACGCCGATTCCCTTCGGCCCACATTTAGCCCTTGGCTTTTTTATCGCTTTTTGGTCAGGGGAAGTGTTGGCGAGTTGGTATCTCTCACTATTGGGAAGATGA